The nucleotide sequence TCCCGACGACGACCACGACGGCGACCTCGACCTCGATGCGCTCGCGGAACTGTCCCGCGTCGCCTCCGAGGTGCTCGACCGCCAGGACGACGCGGTGGGCGGCTATGCGCCCTACGTCCTCGAGGTCACCTCGCGCGGCGTCGACCGGCCGCTCACCGTGCCGCGCCACTTCCGCCGTGCCCAGGGCCGCCGGGCCGACGTGGTCCTGGCCGACGGTGCGCGGCTGCAGGGCCGGCTCGGAGCGCTGTCCGACGGTGCGGTCGATCTCGTCGTCAGCGAGGGCGGTCGGGGGAAGTACACGGTCCGGCAGCTGGCG is from Mycolicibacterium grossiae and encodes:
- the rimP gene encoding ribosome maturation factor RimP — protein: MASDVPLRSARLPSPPEVTELLEGEFARGGYVIEDVTVQATSRPPRVVVIADPDDDHDGDLDLDALAELSRVASEVLDRQDDAVGGYAPYVLEVTSRGVDRPLTVPRHFRRAQGRRADVVLADGARLQGRLGALSDGAVDLVVSEGGRGKYTVRQLALAEITSAVVQVEFSPANRRELELAGVKGEESSG